CATACACTTATTAGTCATTGTTTGAAATAGGCACCAAAATAATTTTCCAGTTTGAAAGCTTCCCCAGTTACACTTGAATGCAGTAAATCGGACGTAAAAGTTAAGAACTGATATAAAATCACTATTTCTAATAATGTTAATTATAAAAGCCAGTATGTTCCTGGCCCACAAAAaatcagaatgaaataaaaaatcaaacacGCCCGTTTGCCCATTATTGTTTTACTTAACttcagaatgtgtgtgtgtatgtatgatcTCACCAGGGAAAAATTCTGTGTAATTCTGGATCAAATATAATGCTAATGAATTGACTAGAAACTGCATAGCTGTAGTATTTAAAACTGTGATTGTTCCAACAGTTACCAAGGATACTGAAAGTTCAGGATCTtcattatttgtatattattcCACAGCCTTATATTCTTcacacataaaaaaaagaatgatgcttCCCAAATAGCATCAATATGGGGAcatattaacttttctttttagcaAACATGACACTAAATGTCATATTCATTCATGAAAGAGTTAAGCAAATTACaaattgaattttctcttttctgatgaTTTACACTTTATTTTCTATGCATTTCTGGTCATTTCTATGTGTGTACAGATGATTTTCCTAACACTATGTATCTTTTCACTGAAAAGAACCTGTTATTCAGGAATCTTCACAAAGTGAAGAGCATGACAAAAAGTACATAATAAGAGAATAGTGCAGGTTTTACACTCCTTATTTGCATTTAACTGTTTTGACAACTACCACCTCAAAATATAAAGGAGGTGAATAGCAAATTTGTTAGTTTTTGCTGTTTGGAGACGATAAGAGATGAAGAGATGCTACTAAGCCCTCTGAATACCAAACTGGAATAATAATAaagctgtcttttaaaataacatgcttGTGCCTGTCAGTAGCTGCTTTATTTGAgtttttcattgctttgtttGTATTAGTGCCCCCTCCCTCCTGGGTGCCTCTAGAATTAAACAAGCAGGTATTTACCACCAACTTAAtctttagctttaaaaatatagacCAAACTCTAaggttctttaaattttttatcatatttatttattgcagaaaaatatacaaagatatttacaaaacaatcATAAAAATATGAATGCATTTAGACACCGGATCTATTTGCATTTTACCATGggtcctcaataaataaatagaatgttgttttttgtattttaagtttttttttttcccccctcagaggaaggatgaaaaaaagaattaactgaCTATGGTTTTGCAGGCCAGTTTGATCCCagtatttttaattctaaaggTGTTCTTATAGTTCCTCTGATTGTTACCATTTTAAACTAGAGAAAGTCCATAGTGATGCCTTTCCTTTCAGTGGCTGATTGGCACGACCTCTTGAGAATGCatgcatgaaaaaaataaaaataaaaacattcttcgtcaaaaaaaaaaaaaaaacaaacaaacacaaacaactgTTCAGACTTCTATCAGAATGCAGAGGTGTGAGGATGGTGCCGCTGCCCGTCTGGGAATCACTGTCCACGGGCCTGTCTcgctttctcttttaaaagtgcGCCCCACGCCCTGTTTCTTTGAATTTGGATTTTGCTCTTCTAATTTCCAAGAAAATCTttggcatatatttttatttttagttatccAGCTCCAGAGTCTCTAGACTgtccattttctccttctctggaAACAATGACATCTGCAAAAACCCAGAGGGGGGGAGTCGGTTATTGTTTAGGTCTCTGTGGCTGTTTTCTAAGACTAGTGAGCACTGTTCTCATCACCACCACTGAGAAATTAAGCTGAACAACCTGGAAGGATTTCAGCCCAAGGGCAAGAGGAAGTGGGTGggtggaaaggaggaggaggtggaatttgttttaaaacatttgttttaaggAGAACAAAAATTGAAAGCCGAAAGAAAGGGTGGCGCTGGCAAAACGGTCCTTACCCGTGACCCCTGGGTGTCTCTGTCTCCCCTCCTGTCACGCACACTCACGcgcacacacacccctcaccagGGCGCATCCCCCTGGAGACTGCTCTCCCTAGCCGGGTCAGATCGGCCTTCCCGGGACGCTGGGGGCGCGAGGCAACGGTGCCAAGTGAGGTGCGAAGGCTGAgaggggagtgggagaggggaggaaatcGAGGTGGACTGGGAACCGCGGCCTGGCCGGCCGGCCGTCTGCCACCTAAGAGGCAAAGGGGTGCAGCGGCGCGGTCCTTACCTAGGTCTCCGGCCCTgctgagggggtggggggctccGCCTGCTAGTGGGACGCGGACATGGACCAGGCCCCCTCCATCCTCCAGACCGAGAAGGCGTAGCTGAGCCGCTCGTGAGCCACATAGCTGCAGCTTGCCATCTTGGAGTCCAGCTCGTCGCTCTGGAGGACCTGGTAGAGGAAGTCGATGTACCTGGCCGCCAGCTTGAGGGTCTGAATCTTGCTCAGCTTGTCCGAGGGCAGCGTGGGGATGATCTTCCGCAGCGCGGCGAACGCCTCGTTCAGCGACTGGGTACGCTGGCGCTCCCGCACGTTGGCCATGACCCGCTGCGTCTGCAGCTCCTCGTAGGACTGCGGGCtcccgccgccgctgctgctgccgccgccgcccgcgccgccgccgccgccgccgcagcccgCAGACTTCTTGCCGCGCTTGCCCTGGGCCGGGCTGCCCGGCTCGTCGCCGCCTCCGACGCCCCCGCCCGCGGCTCCGCCTGGCCCCGCGCCGCCGCCCGCGCTGCGCCGGCTGCTGCGCCGCTTGCGTCCCCCGCGCTTGCCGCTCGGCGGCTGCTGCCGGTCTGGCTCTTCCtcgctgttgctcaggctgtcgTCGGCCGGCGAGACTGGCGAGCTGGACACGTCCTGCATCATCTCTCGAGCGGCGACGCGTGGCCTCGCGGGCCCGGGGCAGAGGGGCAGCCCGGGGAAGAGGAGAAGAGCGGGGCGCCTCAGCCCGCCAGCTTCCCCCGCGCGCGGCGCCGGCCCGGGCGGTGCGGCCCCCGGAGGAGGGAGCAGGAGTACTGACGGGAGGGACCTCCGCGGGGAGGGCGCGCGGGGGAGGCGGGGAGGGAggcgggagggggaggggacGGTGTGGATGGCCCCGAGGTCCAAAAAGAAAGCGCCCAACGGCTGCACGCACACCCCGCCTGGCCTCCTGGAAACGGTGCCGGTGCTGCAGAGCCCGCGAAGTGTCTGGGAGTTGGGCGAGAGCTGCAGACTTGGAGGCTCTTATACCTCCGTGCAGGCGGAAAGTTTGGGGGCAGCAGTGTCATTGGCCTGACGTGAGGAGGAGGGACTTTTCGAAGTTTTATAGGAAAGTTTCCGCTTTCCAGTCCCCCTCCCCCGTCCCACCTCCCTTCCTCGGGGTCTAACAATTCGTCCTCCCAAACCATTCAAAAACGACCTGGCCCGGGCGGCCGGCTCCTCCACCCGCCTCCTAGCcgccctcccccttccctccccgtCGCCTTCCTCCGGCGGGCGCGGGGCGATTTCCTTCCCCGCCGGAGCGTGCGGGCAGCGCCCCCGAACCCTAGCGCAGCCCAGGAAGCGGCCGGAGGAGACTGTCCTGGCCGCGGTGGCAGCCCCATCGGGAGTGGCTGTGACAGCAGCAGTGGCAACAGCTTCTACACAGTGGGTGATGTCTCATCTCGCCCAAGATCCCTCTAGGTCCGTGGGGCCGATTTGGGATtgctggggctggggggtggTGTGGCGCGGGGTGGGGGGGCATGCCAAGAAAACTGTCAACCGCGTAGCCCACCCAATGGTCAGGTAGATGAACCCCTTGGAGTTCCAAGGGCCAAACCGCGGCGGCCCAGCCCCGAGGGCCTGGGCGTTTCTGAAGACGTGGCCGCGCCGCGGGGGCTGAGGATTTGCGTCCCGGCCTGCTCTCTCACCCTTCTGGGCCCTCCTTTCCCCTCTACAACGACCCAGTCTAACACTCCCCAATATCCAAAGGACTACGCCTCGGAAGGTGCTCGAAAGAGGCAGAAGTTCACTCTTCGGTGGAAGGAAACCCAGTCCATGGGAAAGGCAGCAGAGCCAGAGGGGGGCAGCGCAGCGCCTTTGCTGCGGCCCTAACAGCTGGCAATGCCAACCCAAGGGAGAGACCCTGTGGCCATTtcatccccacccccaaattaGGCTCCGCATTGTGACCTTGAAAGGCCAGCTTGTAAGAGAGTGAAGTGGGAATTCGATAGCGCCTGGACAGAAGGGACTGCCCGCTCTGAGACCCCCCCGCCCCAGCCCCCACTATCTGGGGGATCCAGTGGACGATTTGGCTTCGTGAGCCCCAAACACATTCCAAATACTTGGATACGCTAACATTTTAAGCATTTCTGTCTATAAGTTAAAACGAAGAGCCCTGAAGAGGGTGTTAATGTAGATCCTGGCAAACTGGAAGCAACAAAGTTGATGAACGAGAAAGCAAGCTGCCTTGGATAAGAAGCCCATCTTTTGCAATGCTATGGcatttcctttttgaaatgaATTGAGGTAAAATAACCGTTTCAGGTCCATCCCTTACATGGCAAAGTAAAAAGCTGGAGTCAGTACACagtgttggggtgggggcagcgTTTGGGGGCGACGAGTTTTGTGCACTGCGCTGGAGTACCCTGCACATAAGGTCCGCTCATGGGCTTCTCAGTACGGACTCGCCGGCGGGAACAATTAATTGAGCAAAGCGCCCCTTTCTGGACTGGACCAAGGTTCGCGGCTGCAGATATCTCAAGCTGGAGGCAGGAACCCAGGCGAGGCGCAGGCAGGCCACGTGGCTGTTGCCCGCGGAGACTCGCAGCTTTGGTCCTGGAAACCTTAGGGTGTGGAGCTCCTTGGGCCGACTGAAGGGTTCAGCTTTTTGGGAGAAGTAAGAGCGAGTGTTATTTCTCCAGCGAGGTGTAAACAAGACCGTGCTTTCATGGGAGAGACAAATTGCAGAGTTGATCCCTtacaatttttacagaaatattcaGAAACAGTGACTACAGCTTGTCAACTGGCCTGTTTAGTGAGCCGCTGTCTTATTGTAAAATAGTCGGTCCGAAACTCAGATTCCATTTGACCTCCACTTAATTTCAGTAGCACTCTAGCAGTTCTCAAAACAGTCACCCCTGCACCCTTGCGTTTGCATCTTCCGCTTACAGGATTTTATCTCTTGGAAGCGCTTACAGAATGCGGCAGAAATTCTGCCCCACTCTCCACCAAGTGTTCTTTTTGTAAATCTGAATTTACAGTGTTCTGCAATTCTTATTTAGAGCGTGGCTGCAGAAATCTCGAAACTTTTTCCacttcagctattttttttaaagataaatcttatttttgttttgttctttttttctcttttctcaaaaataaagagatcGAATGATTGGACTCTTTCGTTTGTGGCCGCGGATAAGCAAGACAGGAAAGTGTGGGTAAAGTGTAAAGGAAATCTTACCTGACCAAGGGGAattggggaaggggaggggagcggACAAGCTGGAGGAGAAACCAAGTCCACAACAGTGCAGCAGCCAGGGGTCATTAGCCAGCCCATCTTGCAAAGTCATCAATCTCAAAGACTGGTTCTTAAACAAGTGAGCCCAGCCCTTTTCCCGGCACTAAACTTCTAGCTGATGAAGAGCTCCTGGCCATTGGGTACAGGGACCCCCCCAAGGCTCAGGCGACGCTCTGATGCCAGAATACTTAGAGGGGAATTCAAAATGAACACCTAACCAGAACCATCCTGACCATGGAATCTTTCAGCCACAGTCACAATTGATGCCTAGTTCTAAGAAGAAATGGCTCTTGAACTGTTCCAAAGAGTGGAGGATGAGACGACTTTTGAGTTCTTAAGTAGGGCTTGAATGTTACTTTTGTAGCAAAAGGTAGTCCAGGAGTTACCTCTCAAAAAATGGCTGGAGCTAGATACTCCCTGCTTTACAAACTGCAACACGCCCTGGCTGACGAGTCCAGTCTGCTCATATACAGCTCTTTCTTATCTAACATTTTACCtactaattttcttttccacatttgTAAGGATGGCTCCCTTTTTACTTGTTGACAGGTCAGGTATAATTCTGGATTCTCTTATATATGCAACAATAATTGCAACTTCTGCAATGTTTAGTTTAAATTCGAAAGCTTCTTTCTAAAATCCCAATCTTGGGATCATAAAAACAATcttagaaattttcttttgaggCTGAAGTTAGCCTAACTGAAAGGATGTCAGTGGGGACTACCTTCTTTGGGAATGCTAGATTAACTGGAATTCAGTCATTTTGCCTCCTTCTAAAGTAAAGTCCTCCCcaaaaaaatttaactgaaaaaaaaaatttcttttgtactTGGATAGTTCAAAACGATCTTTGTTTTCAAACTGCACACTTGGCATGTTTGCAATCCTGCCTGAGGAATGTGTGCTGtgttaaaaattgaaacaaaaaatactgtTAAAAGTAACGGAGTTAGAAATCTCACATTGAACATATACAATAAGTATTAAGTATCCTGACAGTTTGAATATGCTGTGACATTCTCTTAGCAACAATCAGTTATAAATACTTTTAGAtaaggaaaagaaacacacactGTAGAATGGTTACCAAACTGGTAAATTCTGGAGTTTGGGCTTGCATAAAAGGTGAGTACCTCAATCTGTTCCTACCCTTCTTTCTTCTCAGACTTTAGATGGCCTATCACCTGTTTGTTGGCTCCGAGTTCTGAGAAATAATTTATCTGAATTGCATAAATAATGCACAGGATCATTCGCACGGAAGGGAGTGAAAATTAGAAAGGCTGCAATTGAGTGAATATCAGATAAGGTTGTATATCTTAGATTTCATCTTGTTTTGAACACTCCAGAGGGACTGCTGTTTAAATGAGAGAATTTTAGTAAAGTGGAATATAAAGTCATGTCAGCACAATAACTGTGTAAAAGCTTATTCTTCTTTCATGACCCTGGTAGCCTTAATAATGTTTGAACACCTTTCCCTATATAAaaactcattctttctctttaaatgaTGATTTAATTCATAAATTCAACTGATTCTACATTTTTCTATCGGAatatctttaaaagtaaaaaaaaaaaaaactaaagttatAAGATGTGAAGTTttcaattcagaaataaaatgaaaaagtaaaaaacacaataaattggGGTGCCAACAGTACCGCAAgcgaaattttcaaataaatgttaatCTTTAAAATAGTTGACATTCTGAACTCAGCTTAAGGATGGGATGAGGAGACATAGGTCTAACCTGTAGAAAGCGCAGGATCAGAATATGGAAAAGTATGGAGTCTTgaagagcattttttttcttttttttttcagggggtTTGCAGGCTGGAGAGTTGGTGTCCATTAACCTTGTTGGAAAACACAGTCACTTCACTTATATCAAAGAGTTGCTGGAATAACTGATGAAAGAATGCAAGAAATAAATAGTTATTCATAGGAACTATTATCATGGTCTCAGTCTTTCTACATAGCATTATGCATCTTCTTTTTAATCATCCGATGACCagtaatttaaatagaaattgaATGATTTACATTCTAtgttttttcagtttaatttctctttctgaTTACTCATAACTTTCACCTTTCTTCACTTGAAGGGATTTCCGTTTTTCACAAATGGGTTTTCCTGAAGCCTTGTGTCCTGCTGCTATTGTTTGATTTGgttctttctgcagaaaacatgTTGTTTTTGCCAGTCACCACAAGAGGACACAATTTCCCAGATAACTTTGTTTagaaagaagctcagagaagaggaaagctaacaaaacagcaaaaataacaCACAATTAATGAATATCATTTGGAGATGTCTATTTGATTTatgccatttttattaaaaaagcatGAGTTAGCATTCAAACTTTTGAAGATTTTATAATTTGTACTTTCTtagaacataaagaaaatatactaatGTTGTAGTTAagggaaaatgtttattttacgtTGACATAATTTTGTACAAAACTCTTGGTGACTTTGAATTTTACATAATTCCATGTTTGGCAAtgaaaaacagtttatttttttttctaaaaaatttttcaaaatgtctttaaCAGTTTGAATTTCTACTTCAGGCATTTGGGTTGTCTTTACATTGAAAACTATATGAAAATTATGTTTCACAGTTTTCCACTcatattttaatgcaaattttaggataataaaaattattttgcagatACATGGAAAAAATGCGATATCTTAAGGTACTGATTCTCAGCACTTCCTCAGAATTATTACACACAATCTCTGATTTTAGAGATCCTTCCTCTTTTCTAGTACcttctttcaaaaacattttagaatatttgattACTTTGTACATTAAGTTGGATTATAGCTTGATACTTTTCTGAAGACTTTCATGGTTCTGGTGGATTGCTACCAGTATCAGGCTGTGGAATCCTGCTTTCCTTGGAACTAAatgcttttgctttgcatttgTATCTTTATGCAGATAGATCCCTAATTACTCTCTCTGAGACCCTGCTGTAGTGAGTGAGCAGTAGACCAaagactctgaaaaaaagaaagaaagaaagcggaaagagtaagagaaaataagaaaaataaggaggtcaagagatagagcaGAATCTGGAGAGAGAAGGTGAAAGAGAGAGCTGGAACAAGTGGACAAGagtgagagagaacaagagaatgAGACTTTATATATAGGAGGAATAAAAGGCCTAAATAACGAGAAAGAAATTGATGCATTTGAGAGAAATATAAAAGCTCCAGGATTATTTGTCTCTGTTTCTGATCAAAGACACTGCCTGTCCCTTGGTACAGACATTTAGATTCAAAAATTTCTGTAACTGTTGCCCAAGTCATAACAAAGCTGAGACAGGTGGAGAGCCATTCAATTTATACTTAAGGTTGCTGTTCATCTAATGGGTGAGCTCTGTGCCGAATTAGAGTAAAGATGGCAATATGTTGTCATTACCGGATCTCAGGGTGGATCTCATCTGGGGGAAGACAGATGTCATCATTTTTCCATGGACAtgatattattttccatttgacCTGCACATTAGAAGTCAAACTGTGTTTTTCCTAGTGGTTCGCTAGGGTCAATGTCTTTGCCCTTCCCACCACAGATACCTTAGTAAAAGCAATGCAAATGACGATTCTTGTTCTCACTCACTCTACTCAAGACCTTGAGACATTGTAAGGTTCTGGTTCTGCCTAATGGTGCATTTGGGAGATCTGAAATCTGGTTTCAACTGGCACTAATTAACTGCAATAGATTTATTGATTCTTTTGTAATTTAACAGAAATGTGTCAATGTGTCTTAGGTTCTCTGAGTAAGAAGGTTTAGTCCCTGACAAATATGTAACAGTATTTTgggaaacaaaatatgaaaataattttgtaacatAGGGAGCTAAATATTATGATATATGTGTGCACAGAATGCCAAGGAAGGACATCAAACCTGGACTGAGGTGATGAGTGCCTTTGTGCATTGGAGAATTACCTTAATGCCACAGTAGTGGCCAGGAACACTACAGCTATCCCACACGGAAAGGCACAGAAAGGCTCACAGACCAAATTAAGATACAGATGACATGTCACATGGTTTATTGAGTCAATCTGAAatatacagcaaaaaaaaaaaaaaaggaaaatctatagCCTAGTTTAATATACTAGCATAGGTtgcaaacaggaaggaaggaCCATGCTCCCCAGATCCTGTTGTATATGATGTTAACCTGTCctaggttttttttctatttctctatatcAATCTTCCCTGCTGGTGCTGTGCTTAAGAGGTCCAAAGTTAAGAATAAGCATGAATGCAGGATGTGACATGGGCAGATGCTCTTGTCCACAGCTGGGGCTTGACACAGCCTGCTGAGCAGCTATGGATTTTATTTCTGTCATGGCTAAAGGACGAGTGGGCCAGATTGGATGTCCATGACAAGAGCCTATTTAAGACCTCATGAATATGAGTGCTTCATGAATATGGGGTTCTTTACAAGCTTTACGACAATTTCATGCTTACTtggtctttctgtctctatttggTCTGCTTACACCACTGATATTTAAGATGTCTCTCATGCTACTTGTTTCTTTGCTGAAATTCATCTATTCTTCttgtttctctgattttctttagTAGAAATAGTTATTCATAAAAATCGTAGTAAGCATACATTGCAGTTGTTCTGAAGGACACTTTAGTTCAGCTTTATTCTTGAAAGATGAGTGGTAGTGAACCAGGTAAGAAGTagaaaggaaagggggaagaaTAGGTTCCAGGTGCCGGGTGCAGTGTGGGCGAGGCACAGAGGCATGGGCATGCATGGCTTTTTCAGGAGCTCATAAAGAGTTTTTGTATGAGTGGAggtggagtgggggagggagcagCCAGAACTGATGCCAAATATTAGTTTCCTGAGATGTAAAATGAAGTAATTAAATTTGTAATttgaaaaagttgaaaaacatttaaattcgAAGGGATTTTAGAAATTATCTAGTCTAAATAGCCAGCTttatagatgatttttttttgtctttctggctGCTTCATTTCTAACTCTACAATTCAGTCATACGTGTAACCCAAAAGCATTTTTCCAACTGATaagaatatgttttcttctagttgtaGATACTACTTGTGGCCAACTGTGGACCTAAACTTCAGTGCCAAAAATGATTGAAATAGGCAGTGAAGTGGTTTGAATGGGGTAAAAGGAACTCCCTCTAAAAGCCACCTTATGTTTCCCAGAGCCATGCTTTAAATCTATCACTGGTAACTCATTAATTTGGGTCAGACATTGTCCTCTCCAGGCTCCTCTTTTATATCACAATGTCCCCAACATGAGGGAGCACATTGGATCTCTaatatctttgaataaatttGATTGTATGTTGTTTTTCTCAAGACAGGGGGGCTCAGGCAGCCAGAGGACACTGGAACATGTTGGGGAGGCTAGGCTGAAAGGCAGGAAGAATTGTGAAGAAAATGAAGGTTGTGGTACTAAGGTTCTATGCTGTTTTTTCCTAACGTAGGAATTGGCCTGATATCATGGTCCTGTTCAAGTCTTCCATGCCTTTCATTTGTTAACATGTCCtaggttttttttcctctgtatttctGTATATCAATCTTCCCTGCTGATGCTGTGCTTAAGAGGTCCAAAGTTAAGGATAAGCACGAATGG
This window of the Nomascus leucogenys isolate Asia chromosome 11, Asia_NLE_v1, whole genome shotgun sequence genome carries:
- the TWIST1 gene encoding twist-related protein 1, whose amino-acid sequence is MMQDVSSSPVSPADDSLSNSEEEPDRQQPPSGKRGGRKRRSSRRSAGGGAGPGGAAGGGVGGGDEPGSPAQGKRGKKSAGCGGGGGGAGGGGSSSGGGSPQSYEELQTQRVMANVRERQRTQSLNEAFAALRKIIPTLPSDKLSKIQTLKLAARYIDFLYQVLQSDELDSKMASCSYVAHERLSYAFSVWRMEGAWSMSASH